The proteins below are encoded in one region of Winogradskyella helgolandensis:
- a CDS encoding homoserine kinase — protein sequence MSNEIKIFSPATVANVACGFDVLGFCLDTIGDEMVIRKTEEKGIRITKIEGYDLPFEAENNVAGVSALAMYNALKPDCGFEIEIYKKIKPGSGIGSSSASAAGSVFGMNALLGYPLNKTELTNFAMKGEALASKCEHADNLAPAIFGGFTLVKSACPLQILELPTPPDVFATLIHPQIEIKTSESRAILPKEIPLSNAIAQWANVGSLVHALHTSDYDLIKKSLIDVVIEPYRKQLIPHFDDVKKAALEAGALGCAISGSGPSIFMLSKSEATAKDVEKAIRNVYSTTSILFETYVSKINVEGIRVL from the coding sequence ATGAGTAACGAAATCAAAATATTTTCGCCAGCAACAGTAGCTAATGTAGCTTGTGGATTTGATGTACTTGGCTTTTGTTTAGATACTATTGGAGACGAAATGGTCATCAGAAAAACAGAAGAAAAAGGTATTAGAATTACAAAAATTGAAGGTTACGACTTACCGTTTGAAGCTGAAAATAATGTAGCCGGAGTTTCGGCTTTAGCGATGTATAACGCTTTAAAACCCGATTGTGGTTTTGAAATAGAAATCTATAAAAAGATTAAACCAGGAAGTGGTATTGGGAGTAGCTCTGCTAGTGCAGCTGGAAGTGTTTTTGGGATGAATGCCTTATTGGGTTATCCATTAAACAAAACAGAATTAACCAATTTTGCCATGAAAGGCGAAGCCTTAGCTAGTAAATGTGAACACGCAGATAATTTAGCTCCAGCTATTTTTGGTGGATTTACATTGGTTAAAAGTGCCTGTCCTTTGCAAATTTTAGAGTTACCTACTCCACCAGATGTATTCGCTACATTAATTCATCCGCAGATTGAAATTAAAACGTCTGAATCTAGAGCTATTTTACCCAAAGAAATTCCGTTAAGCAATGCTATTGCCCAATGGGCAAATGTGGGCAGTTTGGTTCATGCACTTCATACTTCGGATTACGATTTAATAAAAAAGTCATTAATTGATGTGGTAATTGAACCGTACCGAAAACAGTTGATTCCGCATTTTGATGACGTTAAAAAAGCAGCATTAGAAGCTGGAGCTTTGGGTTGTGCTATTTCTGGCTCAGGACCTTCTATTTTTATGTTGAGTAAAAGTGAAGCAACAGCAAAAGATGTCGAAAAAGCAATACGAAACGTATATTCAACTACAAGTATACTGTTTGAAACTTATGTTTCTAAAATTAATGTTGAAGGGATTCGGGTTTTGTAA
- the thrC gene encoding threonine synthase, which produces MNYYSLNKKAPNTTFADAVVRGLAPDKGLYFPESITPLDPSFFETIEDKSNAEIAFEAIKQFILPEIPEDILKTIVEETLNFDFPVVEINENISTLELFHGPTMAFKDVGARFMARCLGYFNKTNTNDVTVLVATSGDTGGAVANGFLGVKGVDVVILYPSGKVSDIQEKQLTTLGQNITALEVDGVFDDCQDMVKQAFMDKELTDKMQLTSANSINIARWLPQLFYYMFAYKQLKSKHKDIAFSVPSGNFGNICAGMVAQKLGLPIKHFIAANNANDTVVNYMISQTYNPKPSVQTISNAMDVGNPSNFIRIQELHNNDFDALKANLSSYSYTDEETKAALLELYNDYSYVADPHGAVGYLGAKDYLKENDAHVVFMETAHPTKFLDVVEDVIKESVALPSQIEAVMDNEGVSIKINSYNELKGFLLS; this is translated from the coding sequence ATGAATTACTATTCTCTAAATAAAAAAGCACCAAACACAACCTTCGCTGACGCAGTAGTCAGAGGACTTGCACCAGATAAAGGTTTATATTTTCCTGAATCAATAACACCATTAGATCCTTCATTTTTTGAAACCATTGAAGATAAATCTAATGCAGAAATTGCTTTTGAAGCCATTAAACAATTCATCCTTCCTGAAATTCCAGAAGACATTTTAAAAACTATTGTTGAAGAAACGCTAAACTTCGATTTTCCGGTAGTTGAAATCAATGAAAATATTTCAACGCTTGAATTGTTTCATGGACCAACCATGGCATTTAAAGATGTTGGAGCACGTTTTATGGCGCGATGTTTAGGCTATTTTAACAAAACCAATACTAATGATGTTACCGTCTTAGTAGCCACTTCTGGTGATACAGGAGGAGCTGTTGCTAATGGTTTTTTAGGTGTTAAAGGAGTAGATGTTGTTATTCTTTATCCTAGTGGAAAAGTGAGTGACATACAAGAAAAGCAATTAACGACACTTGGACAAAACATTACCGCTTTAGAAGTCGATGGCGTTTTTGATGATTGTCAAGATATGGTAAAGCAGGCTTTTATGGATAAAGAGCTAACGGATAAAATGCAATTAACGTCTGCAAATTCAATAAATATTGCACGTTGGCTACCGCAACTCTTTTATTATATGTTTGCTTACAAGCAATTAAAATCGAAACATAAAGACATTGCTTTTTCTGTTCCTAGCGGTAATTTTGGTAATATTTGTGCCGGTATGGTTGCTCAAAAATTAGGCTTACCAATTAAGCATTTCATTGCAGCAAATAATGCCAACGATACCGTTGTGAATTATATGATTTCTCAAACCTACAACCCAAAACCGTCAGTACAAACTATTAGTAACGCTATGGATGTTGGGAATCCAAGTAATTTTATAAGAATTCAGGAATTACATAACAATGATTTTGACGCTTTAAAAGCAAATTTATCTTCATATAGTTATACAGACGAAGAAACAAAAGCTGCCCTTTTAGAATTGTATAATGACTATAGTTATGTTGCAGATCCTCATGGAGCTGTTGGGTATTTAGGTGCCAAAGACTACTTAAAAGAAAATGATGCTCATGTGGTATTTATGGAAACAGCCCATCCAACAAAGTTTTTAGATGTTGTGGAAGACGTTATTAAAGAAAGCGTGGCTTTACCTTCTCAAATAGAAGCTGTAATGGATAATGAAGGTGTATCTATAAAAATAAATTCTTACAATGAACTGAAAGGTTTCTTATTAAGTTAA
- a CDS encoding DUF6503 family protein: MKFPIIFSILLTSLVVSCKNDNPKLVKEKESKSTTEIAQVFQNKGHEIVYNMVQKVGNYDQLSKKKDVIYTYTYQTPDGKTDTSTEKYIFDGELSYGAYSKHERTLANLTGLIEQGYDGKTYWLKHEGTFSDNEAYIKRAAFNRPTNFYWFTMFQKMLDPGLNYEFIEEKTIDNKIYNVVKVSFTSKDDKPTDIYQLYINKETNLVDQFLFTVADFGKMDNPSLMKLQYEKIDDLLIPTKRQYKRSNWSAEESDLPWIKVSWTNIKFNNNLSQSDFEK; the protein is encoded by the coding sequence ATGAAGTTTCCTATTATATTCAGTATCCTATTGACAAGTTTAGTAGTGTCTTGTAAAAATGACAATCCGAAACTTGTAAAAGAAAAGGAGTCTAAATCTACTACAGAAATAGCACAAGTATTTCAAAACAAAGGTCATGAGATTGTATATAATATGGTTCAAAAAGTTGGAAACTATGATCAATTAAGTAAAAAGAAAGATGTTATTTATACCTACACCTACCAAACTCCAGATGGGAAAACAGATACTTCTACAGAGAAATATATTTTTGATGGTGAATTATCTTATGGTGCATATAGCAAACATGAGAGAACATTAGCAAATTTAACAGGATTAATTGAACAAGGTTACGATGGTAAAACGTATTGGTTAAAGCACGAAGGCACTTTTTCAGACAATGAAGCCTATATAAAAAGAGCCGCTTTTAATAGACCTACAAACTTCTATTGGTTTACAATGTTTCAAAAAATGTTAGATCCAGGTTTAAATTATGAATTTATTGAAGAGAAAACCATTGATAATAAAATCTATAATGTTGTAAAAGTAAGTTTTACAAGTAAAGATGATAAACCTACAGACATTTATCAATTATATATCAATAAAGAAACCAACTTAGTCGATCAGTTTTTATTTACAGTTGCCGATTTTGGAAAAATGGACAACCCATCTCTTATGAAACTTCAGTACGAAAAAATTGATGATTTATTAATTCCTACAAAGCGTCAGTACAAACGTTCTAACTGGTCTGCTGAAGAGAGTGATTTACCATGGATAAAGGTGAGTTGGACGAATATAAAATTTAATAATAATTTATCTCAAAGCGATTTTGAAAAATAA
- a CDS encoding GIY-YIG nuclease family protein: protein MSKTLYTIYVIELSKRVYTENAKFRNANPQFNGVLECLYVGMTSKTPKERFLQHKTGHRNKKGHKISSNIVEKYGTYLRPSLFNHIDPFFTRAEALKAESQITLELRREGYAVWSN, encoded by the coding sequence ATGTCAAAAACCTTATATACTATATACGTCATAGAACTTTCTAAACGCGTTTATACCGAAAACGCGAAGTTTAGAAATGCAAATCCACAATTTAATGGTGTTTTAGAATGTTTGTATGTTGGCATGACAAGTAAAACTCCAAAAGAACGTTTTCTCCAACACAAAACAGGACATCGTAACAAAAAGGGTCATAAAATATCTTCAAATATTGTTGAGAAATATGGCACCTATTTACGCCCAAGTCTTTTTAATCATATCGATCCTTTTTTTACAAGAGCCGAAGCATTAAAAGCAGAATCACAAATTACCTTAGAATTGCGACGCGAAGGTTATGCGGTTTGGTCTAATTAG
- a CDS encoding TlpA family protein disulfide reductase — protein sequence MNTNIINLLKSTLCIIFALITLTSCNNTSTEKTVTSEEKKNVNQDIPVYNFNQFEPLIYTESDKTYLINFWAMWCAPCVKELPYIEQFAAQNPQVEVILVSLDFPKDIETKLKPFLKEKNITQKVVLLDDADANAWIDKIDPNWSGAIPFTIMFNKNERLFYERSFENLEDLENQIKKLN from the coding sequence TTGAACACAAACATAATAAATCTACTCAAATCAACACTGTGTATCATTTTTGCGCTTATTACTTTAACAAGTTGCAATAATACTAGCACAGAAAAAACCGTTACATCTGAGGAGAAGAAGAATGTGAATCAAGACATTCCTGTTTACAATTTTAATCAATTTGAACCCTTAATTTACACGGAATCTGATAAAACCTATCTCATTAATTTTTGGGCAATGTGGTGTGCACCTTGTGTCAAAGAGCTACCATACATTGAGCAATTCGCTGCTCAAAATCCCCAAGTCGAAGTCATTTTAGTAAGCTTAGATTTCCCAAAAGATATTGAAACAAAGCTTAAGCCTTTTTTAAAGGAAAAAAACATAACCCAAAAAGTTGTACTATTGGATGATGCAGATGCTAACGCGTGGATAGATAAAATAGATCCTAACTGGTCTGGTGCAATCCCATTTACAATTATGTTTAACAAAAACGAACGTTTATTTTATGAACGCTCGTTTGAAAATTTAGAAGACTTAGAAAACCAAATAAAAAAACTTAATTAA
- a CDS encoding thioredoxin family protein, whose product MKRISVLIAIIGLSASVLVSCKNEENKTGDATAENQKHKGERPPHDGDRKGPPHGGDRKGPPKGGLPEQTRTLEEIGGYAIGDVATDFNLKNVDGSMVSLASIENAKGYIVTFTCNECPFSVLYEDRLIALNNEYAPKGYPVIAINPNSPTNEKEGYAAMQKRSEDKGFTFPYLVDEGQKIYPQYGAVRTPHVFLLDADRKVQYIGTIDDNSKSPEDVKVNYVKDAIEALEKGEKPSPNFTKAIGCPVKASKA is encoded by the coding sequence ATGAAAAGAATCAGTGTCCTAATAGCCATTATTGGTTTATCTGCAAGTGTACTTGTATCTTGTAAAAATGAAGAAAATAAAACAGGAGATGCTACTGCTGAAAACCAAAAACATAAAGGTGAACGTCCTCCTCATGATGGTGATAGAAAAGGACCACCACATGGAGGTGACCGCAAAGGACCACCAAAAGGAGGTCTACCAGAACAAACTAGAACATTAGAAGAAATTGGTGGCTACGCGATTGGTGATGTTGCAACTGATTTTAATTTAAAAAATGTTGATGGTTCTATGGTATCGTTAGCTAGTATTGAAAATGCAAAAGGTTATATAGTAACCTTTACCTGTAATGAGTGTCCATTTTCAGTGTTATATGAAGACCGTTTAATTGCATTAAATAACGAATATGCACCTAAAGGTTATCCTGTTATCGCTATTAATCCTAACAGTCCAACTAATGAAAAAGAAGGTTACGCAGCAATGCAAAAACGTTCAGAAGACAAAGGATTTACATTTCCTTACTTAGTTGATGAAGGGCAAAAAATATATCCACAATATGGTGCTGTAAGAACACCTCACGTTTTCTTATTAGATGCAGATCGTAAAGTACAGTACATTGGTACTATTGATGACAATTCAAAATCACCAGAAGACGTCAAAGTAAACTACGTTAAAGATGCTATTGAGGCTTTAGAAAAAGGTGAAAAACCAAGTCCTAATTTCACAAAAGCTATAGGATGTCCTGTAAAAGCTAGTAAGGCTTAA
- a CDS encoding helix-turn-helix domain-containing protein produces MNHFPNVAFKSSEGATDIECISLDELFSRIKKDPNHNPYQPHRISFFALLIVTEGKGEHQIDLKTYNIQKGSVLKIAKGQVHAFQDHFQYDGYLVVFTEDFILKYFSKSSVEFISHLYNYHISDPLVENSTLTDFFLARITEEIQSKYTYAQKEIIAKILELFLLKLEREAHKVSDETFNKTHQSVFINFKNLVEEHYIKTRNVKDYAQLLNISTKHLNTIVRATTLNTAKHFIDNYVILEIKRVIFSSTISLKEVAYQNGFDEVTNFTKFFKKHTGLSPKKFKSTL; encoded by the coding sequence TTGAATCATTTCCCAAATGTAGCTTTTAAAAGTAGCGAAGGAGCTACAGATATTGAATGTATTTCATTAGACGAATTATTCTCAAGAATTAAAAAAGATCCTAATCACAATCCATATCAGCCACACCGAATTTCCTTTTTTGCCTTATTGATTGTCACAGAAGGCAAAGGTGAACATCAAATCGATTTAAAGACTTACAACATCCAAAAAGGCTCTGTACTTAAAATTGCGAAAGGTCAGGTTCATGCTTTTCAAGATCATTTTCAATACGATGGGTATCTAGTGGTATTTACAGAGGATTTTATTTTAAAATATTTCTCAAAATCTTCGGTCGAATTTATTTCGCATTTATACAACTATCATATCTCAGATCCATTAGTTGAAAACAGCACTTTAACCGACTTTTTTTTAGCACGGATAACTGAAGAAATTCAAAGCAAATACACTTACGCCCAAAAGGAAATAATTGCTAAAATATTAGAGCTATTTTTATTAAAATTAGAGCGTGAAGCTCATAAAGTCTCAGATGAAACGTTCAATAAAACACACCAAAGTGTTTTTATCAATTTCAAGAATTTGGTAGAAGAACATTATATAAAAACACGGAACGTCAAAGATTACGCTCAACTACTAAATATATCTACAAAACATCTCAACACCATAGTTAGAGCAACCACATTAAATACAGCAAAGCATTTTATTGACAACTACGTCATCTTAGAAATTAAGCGTGTAATCTTTAGTAGTACTATAAGTCTTAAAGAAGTCGCTTATCAAAATGGTTTTGATGAAGTCACTAATTTCACCAAGTTTTTCAAAAAACATACAGGTCTCTCGCCTAAGAAATTTAAATCTACACTTTAG
- a CDS encoding SDR family oxidoreductase: MKIAVTSASGHLGSAIVKALLKATKKENVIAIARTTEKAEHLGVEVRKGDYNSREDFNAALKGVDTVLLVSGMDDPKKRIQQHRNVIEAAKQNGVQKIVYTSIVGAEENNAFSPVVQSNRQTEEDIRNSGLHWVIGRNGIYIEPDLEYLDTYIKEGEIRNSADQGKCTYTSREELGFAYAKMLLEEKHNGNIYNLVGEAITQKQLADFINQVYDTKLVYNAVSVEAYKADRIAELGDFLGTIIAGIYEGIKNGANDVPSDYEKATGRAHKPALKLIETYHQKHVQN, encoded by the coding sequence ATGAAAATTGCAGTAACATCAGCAAGCGGACATTTAGGATCTGCCATTGTAAAAGCGCTTTTAAAAGCCACTAAAAAAGAAAATGTTATAGCCATAGCAAGAACCACAGAAAAAGCAGAACACTTAGGCGTAGAAGTCAGAAAAGGAGATTACAACAGTCGTGAAGATTTCAATGCCGCTTTAAAAGGAGTAGACACTGTATTATTAGTTTCTGGTATGGATGATCCAAAGAAAAGAATACAACAACACCGAAATGTCATTGAAGCAGCCAAACAAAACGGCGTTCAAAAAATAGTCTATACGAGTATTGTGGGTGCTGAAGAAAACAATGCTTTTAGTCCTGTGGTGCAAAGTAATCGTCAAACGGAAGAAGACATCCGTAATTCCGGTTTACATTGGGTTATTGGTAGAAATGGTATTTATATTGAACCCGATTTAGAATATTTAGATACCTATATAAAAGAAGGTGAGATAAGAAATTCTGCAGATCAAGGAAAATGTACTTATACGAGTCGTGAAGAATTGGGATTTGCCTATGCTAAAATGTTATTAGAAGAAAAACATAATGGTAACATCTATAATTTAGTAGGTGAAGCGATTACGCAAAAGCAACTTGCAGACTTTATTAATCAGGTTTACGACACAAAATTAGTTTATAATGCTGTTTCTGTAGAAGCTTATAAAGCGGATAGAATAGCAGAACTAGGTGATTTTCTAGGTACAATCATAGCCGGAATTTACGAAGGCATTAAAAATGGTGCCAATGATGTGCCTTCTGATTATGAAAAAGCTACTGGTAGAGCACATAAACCGGCATTAAAACTAATAGAAACTTACCATCAAAAACACGTTCAAAACTAA
- a CDS encoding siderophore-interacting protein, with product MSILENILKTVVLEEATIIEKVTLSKSAFRIRLQGDSIRKATFTPGAFLRMAVGIGKEELSMKDKIRSYSIWDIDKEKGTLDLAIATHSNGVGSQWTKDCKEGDIVHYKWKKGNFTADDSADSYIMIGDLSALSHLYMINRNIGKDKQIVSVIYNSDKSDFFSDIDGRFPFNFYELPEFPYHEIIVQLKEIIPTLKGKMIAYIAGDSRTCIALNHFFRKELHWDTKRIKTKPFWNPEKKGLE from the coding sequence TTGAGCATTTTAGAAAATATATTAAAAACGGTAGTCTTAGAGGAAGCTACTATTATAGAAAAGGTTACACTTTCTAAGAGCGCTTTTAGAATTCGTCTTCAAGGAGACAGCATTCGTAAAGCAACGTTTACACCTGGTGCGTTCTTAAGAATGGCTGTAGGTATTGGCAAAGAAGAACTGTCAATGAAAGACAAAATAAGAAGCTATAGCATTTGGGATATTGATAAAGAAAAAGGCACATTAGATTTAGCAATTGCTACTCATAGTAATGGTGTAGGCTCGCAATGGACAAAAGATTGTAAAGAAGGCGATATCGTTCATTACAAATGGAAGAAAGGTAATTTTACTGCAGATGATTCAGCCGATAGCTATATTATGATAGGAGACCTTTCTGCCCTTTCTCATTTATACATGATTAACCGAAATATTGGCAAGGATAAGCAAATAGTTAGTGTCATCTATAATTCTGATAAAAGCGATTTCTTTTCTGATATTGATGGACGCTTTCCTTTTAACTTTTATGAATTACCTGAATTTCCATACCATGAAATCATTGTTCAATTAAAAGAAATTATTCCTACTTTAAAGGGCAAAATGATAGCTTATATTGCTGGCGATAGCAGAACATGTATCGCTTTAAATCATTTTTTCAGGAAAGAATTGCATTGGGACACCAAACGAATAAAAACAAAACCTTTCTGGAACCCTGAAAAAAAAGGACTAGAATAA
- the guaB gene encoding IMP dehydrogenase, with protein sequence MTAHENKIVGEGLTYDDVLLVPAFSEILPREVSIKTKFTRNITINIPVISAAMDTVTESKMAIAMAQEGGIGVLHKNMTIAQQADKVRRVKRAESGMIIDPVTLPMTATVFDAKSNMAEHSIGGIPIVDEEGKLKGIVTNRDLRFEHEGTKPIIEVMTKENLVTAAVGTSLKDAEQILQQNKIEKLLIVDDNFNLKGLITFRDITKVTQKPNANKDSFGRLRVAAAIGVTADAVERASALVAAGVDAVIIDTAHGHTKGVVMVLKDIKKKFPKLDVIVGNIATGAAAKYLVEAGADAVKVGIGPGSICTTRVVAGVGFPQFSAVLEVAAAIKGSGVPVIADGGIRYTGDIPKAIAAGADTVMLGSLLAGTKESPGDTIIYEGRKFKSYRGMGSVEAMKQGSKDRYFQDVEDDIKKLVPEGIVGRVPYKGELVESIHQFIGGLRAGMGYCGAKDIETLKETGRFVKITSSGINESHPHDVTITNESPNYSR encoded by the coding sequence ATGACAGCACACGAAAATAAAATTGTTGGAGAAGGTCTTACTTACGATGACGTACTCTTAGTTCCAGCATTCTCAGAAATACTTCCTAGAGAAGTTAGTATCAAAACAAAATTCACACGAAACATTACCATTAACATTCCTGTTATTTCAGCAGCAATGGATACGGTTACGGAAAGTAAAATGGCGATTGCCATGGCGCAAGAAGGTGGAATAGGAGTGTTACATAAAAACATGACTATTGCACAGCAAGCCGATAAGGTAAGGCGTGTAAAACGTGCAGAAAGCGGAATGATTATAGATCCTGTTACCTTACCAATGACGGCAACTGTTTTTGATGCAAAATCAAATATGGCAGAACATAGCATTGGAGGAATTCCTATTGTAGATGAAGAAGGAAAATTAAAAGGAATTGTTACTAATAGAGATTTACGTTTTGAACACGAAGGAACAAAACCAATTATTGAAGTAATGACCAAAGAAAATTTGGTAACTGCTGCTGTTGGTACGTCTTTAAAAGATGCAGAACAAATCTTACAACAAAACAAGATTGAAAAATTATTGATTGTTGATGATAATTTTAATCTAAAAGGACTTATTACTTTTAGAGATATTACTAAAGTCACTCAAAAACCAAATGCGAATAAAGATTCTTTTGGTAGATTAAGAGTTGCTGCAGCTATTGGTGTTACAGCAGATGCTGTAGAACGCGCTTCAGCTTTGGTAGCTGCAGGTGTAGATGCTGTAATTATAGATACGGCTCATGGACACACTAAAGGTGTGGTGATGGTATTGAAAGACATAAAAAAGAAATTCCCAAAGCTCGATGTTATTGTTGGAAATATAGCAACAGGTGCTGCTGCTAAATATTTAGTAGAAGCTGGAGCAGATGCTGTAAAAGTAGGAATTGGACCAGGTTCAATATGTACAACTAGAGTAGTGGCAGGTGTTGGTTTTCCTCAGTTTTCGGCGGTGTTAGAAGTTGCTGCAGCGATTAAAGGTTCTGGTGTTCCTGTCATTGCAGATGGAGGTATTCGTTATACAGGTGATATTCCTAAAGCGATTGCAGCTGGTGCAGATACGGTAATGCTAGGTTCGCTTTTAGCAGGAACAAAAGAAAGTCCTGGTGATACGATTATCTACGAAGGAAGAAAATTCAAATCTTACAGAGGGATGGGTTCTGTTGAAGCCATGAAACAAGGAAGTAAGGATCGTTATTTTCAAGATGTTGAAGATGATATTAAAAAATTAGTACCTGAGGGAATTGTTGGTCGTGTGCCATATAAAGGTGAATTGGTTGAAAGTATTCATCAATTTATTGGAGGCCTTAGAGCAGGAATGGGGTATTGTGGTGCTAAAGATATCGAGACGTTGAAAGAAACGGGACGCTTTGTGAAAATCACAAGTTCAGGGATTAATGAAAGTCACCCTCATGATGTAACGATTACTAATGAGTCGCCTAATTATTCAAGATAA
- a CDS encoding DUF6686 family protein produces the protein MCHNIKVLSKVSNGELSICKGCNIYHLEFNNIYFEFTEEQYHRFKTYLLAIEEDYWEEMYADAKVKRKIPIPSIQENLVLMFNKQEILELKALFCLRGNVYENEITLIDIDYTFILN, from the coding sequence ATGTGTCATAATATAAAAGTTTTATCAAAAGTTAGTAATGGTGAATTGTCTATATGTAAAGGCTGTAATATTTATCATTTAGAGTTTAATAATATCTACTTTGAATTCACAGAAGAACAATACCATCGATTTAAAACTTATTTATTAGCGATAGAAGAAGATTATTGGGAAGAGATGTATGCTGATGCAAAAGTGAAACGAAAAATTCCTATTCCATCTATTCAAGAGAATTTGGTTTTAATGTTTAATAAGCAAGAAATACTAGAACTTAAAGCACTTTTTTGTCTTAGAGGTAATGTTTATGAAAATGAAATAACCTTAATTGATATTGATTATACTTTTATTTTGAACTAA